One window of the Melospiza georgiana isolate bMelGeo1 chromosome 14, bMelGeo1.pri, whole genome shotgun sequence genome contains the following:
- the ST3GAL2 gene encoding CMP-N-acetylneuraminate-beta-galactosamide-alpha-2,3-sialyltransferase 2 — protein sequence MKCSLRFCFLSTAFLLVFVMSLLFTYSHHSIAYLDPGGLGGIHRVKLVPGYAGMQRLSKGGPYPRGCSCRRCPAEEPGATDWFDGRYDGTVSPVWTKENMDLPPDVQRWWMMLQPQFKSHNTHEVLSKLFQIVPGEDPYRSRDPRRCRRCAVVGNSGNLRGSGYGPEIDGHDFVMRMNQAPTVGFEGDVGGRTTHHFMYPESAKNLPANVSFVLVPFKTLDLLWIASALSTGQIRFTYAPVKPFLRVDKEKVQIYNPAFFKYIHDRWTEHHGRYPSTGMLVLFFALHVCDEVNVFGFGADSRGNWHHYWENNRYAGEFRKTGVHDADFEAHIIDMLAKTSKIEVYRGN from the exons ATGAAGTGCTCGTTGCGCTTCTGCTTCCTCTCGACCGCCTTCCTGCTCGTCTTCGTCATGTCCCTCCTCTTCACCTACTCCCACCACAGCATCGCCTACCTGGACCCCGGCGGGCTGGGCGGCATCCACCGGGTGAAGCTGGTGCCCGGCTACGCCGGGATGCAGCGGCTCAGCAAAGGGGGGCCGTAcccccggggctgctcctgccgccgctgcccggcCGAGGAGCCCGGAGCCACTGACTGGTTTGATGGGCGCTATGACGGCACCGTGTCCCCAGTGTGGACCAAGGAGAACATGGACCTACCGCCCGACGTCCAGAGGTGGTGGATG ATGCTGCAGCCCCAGTTCAAGTCCCACAACACCCACGAGGTCCTGAGCAAGCTCTTCCAGATCGTGCCGGGCGAGGATCCGTACCGCTCCCGTGACCcacgccgctgccgccgctgcgcCGTGGTCGGCAACTCCGGCAACCTGCGCGGCTCCGGCTACGGCCCCGAAATCGACGGGCACGACTTCGTGATGCG GATGAACCAGGCCCCCACGGTGGGCTTTGAGGGTGATGTGGGTGGTCGGACCACGCACCACTTCATGTATCCCGAGAGTGCCAAGAACCTGCCCGCCAATGTCAGCTTTGTGCTCGTGCCCTTCAAAACCCTGGACCTGCTCTGGATCGCCAGTGCCCTCTCCACTGGCCAGATCAGGTT CACATACGCACCTGTGAAGCCTTTTCTGCGTGTGGACAAAGAAAAG GTGCAGATCTACAATCCTGCCTTCTTCAAGTACATCCACGACCGCTGGACGGAACACCACGGGCGCTACCCCTCCACTGGCATGCTGGTGCTCTTCTTTGCCCTCCATGTCTGCGATGAG GTGAACGTCTTTGGGTTCGGTGCTGACAGCCGGGGGAACTGGCACCACTACTGGGAGAACAACCGCTACGCCGGGGAGTTCCGGAAGACCGGGGTGCACGACGCTGACTTCGAGGCACACATCATCGACATGCTGGCCAAAACCAGCAAGATTGAGGTTTACCGGGGAAACTGA